The nucleotide sequence GCCGGGGTCTCCGCCAGGGCGATTGCGGGCCGCCTCCGGAGGGCCGCCTCCATCCGCCAGCGGCTCGACGTGGCCGCGGGAATGCTCCTGCGGGCGATGGATGAGCGGCAGCTCCACCGCCTTCTCGGCTATGAGTTCATCGAGGATTATGCAGGGGAGCGCTGCGGCTTCTCGATGGCGCAGACCCGCCAGCTCATAAGGCTCGCCCAGGGATTCCGCCGCCACTCCCTCACCGAAGACGCCTTCAGGAAGGGCGTCATCACCAGGGAGCAGGCGCGCCTCATTCTCCCCCTGGTGGACTCCAGGAATGAATCGCAGTGGATTGCCTATGCCGCGAGCGTGCCCACGGCGGACCTCAGGGAAGAGGCGGGGCGAGTTGCCAGGATCCTTGAATATGACTGCCTGGTCTCCCACAATTATACTTTGCTTCCCGGCCTCCGCTATCTCACCGACGAGAGGTTCCGGGGCCTTTCTCCGGAGGTGCAGGACTGCATAAGGACAGGGTCCTGGTATCAAGGCCCCTCTCTTTGCTCTTCGTGGCCTCTCGCGTCAGACGACGAGGAGCTCGTTGCGAGCCGCGACAGGCGCTTCGATGCGCCCTGGAAGTATTTCAGCGATGTCGATGAGCTGCGCGCCGCCGAGGCCTCCAAGAAAATTGAAAAAGATTCCAGGCTGTGTGCGGGGCAAAAAGCCAGGGAGCTCTGCACCATTCCCCACGGCGAGAGCCCCGAGGAGACCTTCCTGGTGGATATCCTCACGGCGGGAGATCCCTCGCCGGCGGCAGGGAGCTCCATGATGATAAAGTTCTTTCTCCCCCGGGAGCTTGATCAGGTCTGGAACGTGGCGGCACGGGCTTTTCTCAGTCATATCGCTCAGGCGGAAGGCGCTGACAACCTGGGCCAACCGGAAGAGATATTCCTTGCCGCCCTCCTTGCCGACTATCTCAAGACCGAGGGAACCTTGAAAAAGGCGGCCCATCACCATAAAATCCTGAAGCGGGACCGGTTCCGCTGCCAGGCCCCGGGCTGCCGGTGCCGCAGAAACCTCCATGTGCACCACATCATCAGGCGCTCCCAGGGGGGCACCGATGACCCCTGGAACCTCATTGTGCTCTGCGAGGCCTGCCACCTTCACCTCCTCCACGGCCTGCGGACCCTCACCGTGAGGGGCAGGGCGCCTTATGATCTCATCTTCACCTTCGGCTCTCTCTCGGAAGGCACCCCTTTCCTGGTCTATGAAAAGGGTCTCCTGACGCGGGTTCCGGCGATTCCATGGTGAAGGGGAAAAGATACACGTTGCCGCTCATGTCGCAGAGACCGAGGCCGTTGGGGAGCTTCTGGCCCGCACCGTGATGATTGTCACCTGCCCGCGCCCTGAAGACAGGCGCTTCTCATCTGCGCCTGATTTCCCATCTTATCCCGCCCAAGAAGGTAAAATACTGCCCGGTGCCTGGAGAAATTCCAAATCACAGATTTGGAAGCAGTAAAACCTTGAGTTATGCCAGCTCATAAGATAACACAGTTACCCGAAATTTTTACCGGGCATGGAGTTTTACAATATGGACGGAAGGGGCATTCATCGCGGCGCTGAATGAGAGAGTGCCGCTTCCCTCCACCTCTTCTGCCTCGACAAGCTCCAGTTTTTTTGTGTCGTCAACGGCATAATGCTCATACACCACCTGCCGGGAGCTGCTCCAGGGGAGATTTCTAAAGGTGAGATTGAACCGTTGGCACACCGCGGGAGTGCCGTACTTTGAAGCATAAAGGCTGTATTCCTTCCATGCCTGGCTGCCTGCAGGCTCATACTTTTCCAGGTATGTCTTTACATCAAAGCTTGCCATGACCACTACAAGCTGCTGCGCATCATGGCCTGCAAGCGTTGAAAAATTCATCGTGTCGCCTCCGCTTGACGAGAGTCGCACTTTGCCTGCAAGCCAGTTAAAGCCTTCAAAGGCATAATAGGCCGGCTTGCCGTTCCCGTAGCCGTCGGTGAGGAGAAAATCGTGGCCGTCTCCCTGGGTGCCGTTGAAAGGTCCGCCATAACGAATGGAAAGGCTCGCGCCCTGATCAATCATATGTATGAGGCTGCCTATATTATGGGCGGCAGCCCACGCGCTGTCAAACTGCGAATGATAGGATCCGCTCCAGAGATCGCCTGTCATGAAGCTCCATTCATCATTTCCAAGGCGGGGGGTGCCATAAAGGGGGCTCAAGGAGGGATATTTTTCCAGCTCCTTCCGCATCATGGCGGTGCCTTCATAAAAAGTACGGGGAATGGGCGAATAGGTGTGAAAAGTGACAATGTCAACAGGGACATCGTGGGATGTGCAGTAATCCAGGAAATCGCTTACCCAGTCATTGAGATCTTTCATCTCTCCTGCTGAGCTGAAATGATCCTGGCCAAAGGGACTCACAAAGCCTGGCGCCTCCAGTATAAAGCTGCTGCTCACTTCCTTCATTGCCTTGGCCCATACTTCGTAAGTCTGAAAAAACTCCTCCCTTGTGCCGCTCCAGAAAATGCTCAGCTCCGGCTCGTTGCCGAAGCGGAAAATTTTTACCTCAAAGGTATTTCCGTTACCCCAGCCTTGTGTGAGATGCCTCGCTATGTTTTTTGCATAAGAGGCAAATTTGCCGCTGTC is from Candidatus Eremiobacterota bacterium and encodes:
- a CDS encoding HNH endonuclease signature motif containing protein; protein product: SELMRNFELLRALPLTREAYLEGRIAKSALRHLSRVITPENESWWLAIAEVRSLCGLEREVKRALAERKADGAPGSEGSLRAAGGACDDAHGDEAEGTMMYFSVPPSLALTWDFALSLFRDKEHYDGPVAGFVEALLANFLASGKVAPELPALDAKGNRPLFSRVPLMKRRIGNRRVSDPDEVVGQAFGGPSCGSPWEQPWSIFFPSWLEECRPGKDAGVSARAIAGRLRRAASIRQRLDVAAGMLLRAMDERQLHRLLGYEFIEDYAGERCGFSMAQTRQLIRLAQGFRRHSLTEDAFRKGVITREQARLILPLVDSRNESQWIAYAASVPTADLREEAGRVARILEYDCLVSHNYTLLPGLRYLTDERFRGLSPEVQDCIRTGSWYQGPSLCSSWPLASDDEELVASRDRRFDAPWKYFSDVDELRAAEASKKIEKDSRLCAGQKARELCTIPHGESPEETFLVDILTAGDPSPAAGSSMMIKFFLPRELDQVWNVAARAFLSHIAQAEGADNLGQPEEIFLAALLADYLKTEGTLKKAAHHHKILKRDRFRCQAPGCRCRRNLHVHHIIRRSQGGTDDPWNLIVLCEACHLHLLHGLRTLTVRGRAPYDLIFTFGSLSEGTPFLVYEKGLLTRVPAIPW